The following coding sequences lie in one Apium graveolens cultivar Ventura chromosome 1, ASM990537v1, whole genome shotgun sequence genomic window:
- the LOC141670285 gene encoding protein MODIFYING WALL LIGNIN-1-like — protein sequence MERNRLDIALILTFVMVIALLSFALSIAAEFKKSKKKDIRLDGKLCYIPKSDAYGLGIAALVCLFAAQIISNFFICKKFWFGRDRRNSTISSSCKPRFSGISIFLLSVSWISFVISAILASAATSMSQSQAFGDGWLDGECYIVKDGVYIGSGILALFAVGTTILSSVTTSKNTQVDHVTPKIHAQVE from the exons ATGGAACGAAACAGACTGGACATAGCATTAATATTAACCTTTGTGATGGTTATTGCCCTCCTCTCTTTTGCTCTTAGTATTGCTGCAGAATTCAAGAAATCCAAG AAGAAGGATATAAGATTAGATGGGAAGCTATGTTATATACCAAAAAGTGATGCATATGGCCTGGGGATTGCTGCTTTGGTTTGTTTGTTTGCAGCCCAGATTATTAGCAATTTTTTTATTTGCAAAAAGTTTTGGTTTGGCAGAGATAGAAGAAACAGTACAATCAGCAGCAGCTGTAAGCCCAGATTTTCTGGAATTTCCATTTTTCTACTCTCTGTTTCTTG GATCAGCTTCGTGATTAGTGCCATTTTAGCAAGTGCAGCCACAAGTATGAGTCAATCACAGGCATTTGGTGATGGATGGTTGGATGGGGAGTGCTACATTGTGAAAGATGGTGTTTATATTGGTTCAGGAATTCTGGCCCTCTTTGCAGTTGGTACAACAATTCTTTCATCAGTCACCACCTCCAAGAACACTCAAGTTGACCATGTCACCCCAAAAATCCATGCACAAGTTGAATAA